The genomic window AGGATTGCAGCCATTGGTGCCTTCCCGGAGTCCCCGACGCATGGAATGAGCTGATCTATGCAAGCTTTGTATCCAATCAAGCACATTTCAAGCAATAATTTCAGAAAAGTTTTGTTGCTGCTACACACAGAAATGTAAAactcttttcattcttttcacTCATCAAATAAATCAAGAGGAGTTATAAATCCTAGACTTGTCAGACATTGAATCAGAAGAAGCAGAGCTCTTGCCATCACCCTCAGCAGAGATCTTGGTTTGCTTCGATATTTGGAGAAACAATGAAGACGAAGGAGGTCTCGTAAGCTTCAATGCTTGCAACTCCTTCTTCAACCTCTTGTTCTCTTCACTCAAGCTCTGGCAATACCTTCTCAAGAACTCACATTCCACCTCAGTCTTCTTCAACTTAGTCCTGTAAGTCAAAACTCATTGTTATCAACAATTTAATTATCGATTTTGAGACGTCGATTGAACGCCATTCGATGATACCTTGCTCTTCTGTTCTGAAACCAGACCTCAACTTGTCTAACCTGCAAGTCCAACTTCCTCGCAAGTTCCTGCTTCTGATTCTGCATGAAGTTAATCACATTgagcaatcaaaacaagaagaaatactGTCAAAACATGAATCAGAATACCCCATTGAGTATGTTGTTTTCTCTGAAGGAATTTTCAAGCATGTCAGACTGTTCTTTGGTAAGCCTGAGCTTTTTCCGTGGCGCGATATCGCCGATGACTTCATCGTCCTCTGGATTAGAAGTAGTAGAAGCAGGGAATAAAACATgcagttgttgttgttgttgttgaactttgttcttgttttcattGCTAAGTTTCTCATGTTGATGGCTTGTTCCTA from Dioscorea cayenensis subsp. rotundata cultivar TDr96_F1 chromosome 9, TDr96_F1_v2_PseudoChromosome.rev07_lg8_w22 25.fasta, whole genome shotgun sequence includes these protein-coding regions:
- the LOC120268685 gene encoding homeobox-leucine zipper protein ATHB-17-like, whose protein sequence is MEEYKENISLSLSIGTSHQHEKLSNENKNKVQQQQQQLHVLFPASTTSNPEDDEVIGDIAPRKKLRLTKEQSDMLENSFRENNILNGNQKQELARKLDLQVRQVEVWFQNRRARYHRMAFNRRLKIDN